A genomic stretch from Brucella sp. BE17 includes:
- a CDS encoding PepSY domain-containing protein, whose amino-acid sequence MKIRTLALLGACLVVPSFAYAQEEGAAPETPAVVTPDETNPDAPVAGENSFTEEQAKTRIEEAGYTNVTNLKLGEDGIWQATARKGAEQTDVQLDYQGNVTKKM is encoded by the coding sequence ATGAAAATCAGAACATTAGCCTTGCTGGGTGCTTGCCTTGTCGTGCCTTCTTTCGCCTATGCTCAAGAAGAGGGCGCAGCACCTGAGACGCCAGCAGTCGTAACGCCTGATGAAACCAACCCGGATGCTCCGGTGGCTGGCGAGAACAGCTTTACTGAAGAGCAGGCCAAGACCCGTATTGAGGAAGCCGGATACACCAATGTTACCAATCTGAAGCTTGGTGAGGACGGTATCTGGCAGGCAACTGCGCGCAAGGGAGCCGAACAGACCGATGTCCAGCTCGACTATCAGGGCAATGTTACCAAGAAGATGTAA
- a CDS encoding TIGR02587 family membrane protein yields MAHHESAQTKQQEFLNGLARGLVGALLFALPMLMTIEMWNLGLYADPNRLLLLCAINLPLLLGLAWRIGFEKTASLKQAIRDAVIAYGLGITVSAGVLWLLAILDARLMPSHNIAMVAFQSVPASIGALLGRSQLGMHSEEKDEERDDHDSETGYFNELFMMLVGALFLSLNVAPTEETILIAFKITPFHTLLIAALSIVMMHGFVYSVHFKGGHQLIEGAPRWHAFIRFTMPGYVIAIASSAYVLWTFERLDDTSLSQMVTAIVVLSLPGALGAASARLIL; encoded by the coding sequence ATGGCGCACCACGAAAGCGCGCAAACCAAACAGCAAGAATTTCTGAACGGACTAGCGCGCGGGCTTGTCGGCGCGTTGCTGTTCGCACTGCCCATGCTCATGACGATTGAAATGTGGAACCTGGGCCTTTATGCCGACCCAAACCGGTTGCTGCTTTTATGCGCAATAAACCTGCCGCTTCTTTTGGGCCTGGCCTGGCGGATCGGCTTTGAAAAAACAGCTTCCCTGAAACAAGCGATACGCGACGCCGTCATTGCCTATGGATTAGGCATCACTGTCAGCGCGGGTGTCCTGTGGCTGCTGGCCATTCTCGATGCCAGACTCATGCCCAGCCACAACATAGCGATGGTCGCCTTCCAGTCAGTACCCGCCAGTATCGGCGCTCTGCTGGGGCGAAGCCAGCTCGGAATGCATTCAGAGGAAAAAGACGAAGAGCGAGACGACCATGATAGCGAGACCGGCTATTTCAACGAGCTTTTCATGATGTTGGTCGGGGCGCTGTTTTTAAGTCTGAACGTGGCACCGACCGAAGAGACCATTCTGATTGCTTTCAAAATCACGCCTTTTCATACGTTGTTGATCGCCGCTTTGTCGATTGTGATGATGCACGGCTTCGTCTATTCGGTTCATTTTAAAGGCGGTCACCAGCTGATCGAGGGGGCTCCGCGATGGCACGCGTTCATACGTTTCACCATGCCGGGCTATGTCATCGCCATTGCGTCGAGCGCCTATGTGTTGTGGACCTTCGAACGACTCGACGACACATCCCTGTCGCAGATGGTCACTGCCATTGTAGTTCTTTCCCTGCCCGGTGCGCTCGGAGCAGCTTCTGCCCGATTGATATTGTGA
- a CDS encoding GntR family transcriptional regulator: MDKTSTDQSTDRRKGSGVKRVYDVLRDEIIDLSLAPGSPIDENQLAERFAMSRTPIREALVRLASDGLVTTLPNRSTVVSNIDFLSLPAFFDAITLMYRVTTRLAALHRTKADLRIIRAHQEEFARAVRAQNALEMIATNRDFHAAIAEAGRNPFYTAFFARLLDEGRRLLRLYYQSFSDRLPERYVSEHEDMIRAIEEQDVETADRLGRIHGDQIVDQIRKLIAEDRRDMMAL; the protein is encoded by the coding sequence ATGGATAAAACCTCGACAGACCAATCCACGGATCGAAGGAAAGGCTCTGGGGTCAAGCGCGTCTATGATGTGCTGCGCGATGAAATCATCGATCTATCTCTGGCACCCGGCAGTCCGATTGACGAAAATCAGCTCGCGGAGCGTTTTGCGATGTCGCGCACCCCTATTCGCGAAGCGCTGGTGCGGCTTGCAAGCGATGGTCTGGTGACGACACTGCCCAACCGTTCAACCGTTGTGTCCAATATCGATTTTTTGAGCCTGCCGGCTTTTTTTGATGCAATCACGCTGATGTATCGCGTCACGACACGCCTTGCAGCATTGCACCGTACAAAGGCGGACCTTCGTATCATCCGCGCCCATCAGGAAGAATTCGCCCGCGCCGTGCGCGCCCAAAACGCGCTCGAGATGATCGCAACCAATCGCGATTTTCATGCAGCAATCGCCGAAGCCGGTCGCAACCCCTTCTATACAGCCTTCTTTGCCCGGCTTCTCGACGAAGGACGACGGCTCTTGCGGCTTTATTATCAGTCTTTCTCCGATCGCCTGCCCGAGCGATATGTCAGCGAACACGAAGACATGATCCGCGCTATCGAAGAGCAGGACGTTGAAACCGCCGACCGGCTTGGCAGGATACACGGCGACCAGATCGTCGATCAGATACGAAAGCTCATTGCCGAAGACCGGCGCGACATGATGGCCCTCTGA
- a CDS encoding ABC transporter permease, translating to MLSSNIILSADNEADEPHHNIAPIEQKLSTFETLWGIGALRKTLLILALAAIWQIYATYLDNPLLFPTLSDTIGTLYDRFVDGSLPARIWTTLKILFMGYTIGTVLAALLTVLAINTRIGTDFLETMTAMFNPLPAISLLPLALIWFGLGASSLVFVLIHSVLWAVALNTHSGFLGVSRTLRMVGANYGLTGISYVLRILVPAAFPSILTGLKIGWAFAWRTLIAAELVFGVSSGQGGLGWFIFENRNLLDIPAVFAGLLTVIIIGLIVENLVFQTLERHTIQKWGMKE from the coding sequence ATGCTTTCTTCCAACATCATCCTCAGTGCAGATAATGAAGCCGATGAACCTCATCACAATATCGCGCCGATCGAGCAGAAACTAAGCACCTTCGAAACGCTCTGGGGAATCGGAGCGCTACGCAAAACCCTGCTTATTCTGGCACTTGCCGCCATCTGGCAGATTTATGCCACCTATCTCGACAATCCGCTGCTGTTTCCGACCTTAAGCGACACGATCGGGACGCTTTACGATCGCTTTGTCGACGGCTCATTGCCAGCACGCATCTGGACGACGCTCAAAATCCTGTTCATGGGCTACACCATCGGCACGGTACTGGCCGCCCTTCTCACAGTTCTCGCCATCAATACGCGTATCGGCACCGATTTTCTTGAAACCATGACTGCCATGTTCAATCCGCTGCCAGCCATTTCGCTGCTGCCGCTGGCGTTGATCTGGTTCGGCCTGGGTGCCTCAAGCCTCGTCTTCGTGCTGATCCATTCCGTGCTCTGGGCTGTAGCGCTCAATACGCATTCCGGCTTTCTCGGCGTATCGCGAACGCTGCGCATGGTTGGCGCCAATTACGGACTGACCGGCATTTCCTATGTGCTACGCATACTGGTTCCTGCCGCATTCCCTTCCATACTCACTGGCCTCAAGATCGGCTGGGCCTTTGCCTGGCGTACCCTGATCGCCGCCGAACTCGTCTTCGGCGTATCGTCGGGACAGGGTGGACTTGGCTGGTTTATTTTCGAAAACCGTAACCTGCTGGATATCCCGGCAGTCTTTGCGGGGCTGCTCACCGTTATCATCATCGGTCTGATCGTCGAAAATCTCGTTTTCCAGACCCTCGAACGCCACACCATCCAGAAATGGGGAATGAAAGAGTAG
- a CDS encoding type 1 glutamine amidotransferase domain-containing protein: protein MTLRDKTIAILIAPRGTEEPEFTEPKKAVEAAGATVIVVGLESGEASTNNNDLDPGGSYPVDKTVQEVSASDFDGIVIPGGCIGSDKLRGDAAMVSFVRSFFEQGKPVGAICHAPWLLVEADVLKGRTVTSYATLETDIANAGGHWVDQEVVVDNGLVTSRTPDDLPAFCAKLVEEFEEGRHSRQL, encoded by the coding sequence ATGACCCTCAGAGACAAAACGATAGCAATTCTGATTGCCCCGCGCGGCACCGAGGAACCCGAATTTACGGAGCCGAAAAAGGCGGTTGAGGCGGCGGGCGCTACCGTCATAGTGGTCGGGCTTGAAAGCGGGGAAGCTTCGACCAATAATAACGATCTTGATCCCGGCGGTAGTTACCCGGTCGACAAGACCGTGCAGGAGGTCTCGGCCAGCGATTTTGACGGGATTGTCATTCCCGGTGGCTGTATCGGATCAGACAAATTGCGCGGCGATGCGGCAATGGTTTCGTTCGTGCGCTCATTCTTCGAGCAGGGCAAGCCCGTCGGGGCCATCTGCCATGCGCCGTGGCTTCTCGTGGAAGCGGACGTTTTGAAGGGCAGAACGGTTACGTCCTATGCGACGCTTGAAACCGACATCGCCAATGCTGGCGGGCACTGGGTCGATCAGGAAGTCGTCGTCGATAACGGCCTTGTCACGAGTCGCACGCCGGATGATCTTCCGGCATTTTGTGCCAAACTCGTCGAAGAATTCGAGGAGGGTCGGCATTCACGCCAGCTTTAG
- a CDS encoding GntR family transcriptional regulator, whose translation MSGMIRGGQLDRSRQVALQVYEILRDRILKVELTPGTVLSRNALQLEFGISQTPVRDALMRLQEEGIVDVYPQYATVVARIDVDHARQAQFLRLSIELEAVRWLTDERSSETAVELGEILARQRAVASPETYNAFDSIDRDFHRHLYEKTGIAQLWTNVRRQSVHIDRLRRLNLPMPGKMQTVLSEHQAIVDGIASGRASVAEGALRKHLSGTLSIIDVIGAEFPDYIRK comes from the coding sequence ATGAGTGGAATGATAAGAGGTGGGCAACTGGACCGCTCGCGTCAGGTGGCGTTGCAGGTGTACGAAATCCTGCGAGACCGGATTTTGAAGGTCGAACTTACCCCCGGCACGGTACTGTCTCGCAATGCTCTGCAACTGGAATTCGGCATCAGTCAAACGCCAGTGCGTGATGCTTTAATGCGCCTGCAGGAGGAAGGTATTGTCGATGTGTATCCGCAATATGCAACGGTGGTTGCCCGTATCGATGTCGACCATGCGCGCCAGGCCCAGTTCCTGCGACTGTCGATCGAGCTGGAGGCCGTGCGCTGGCTGACCGATGAACGATCGTCGGAAACGGCGGTGGAGCTTGGCGAAATCCTTGCGCGTCAGCGGGCGGTGGCATCGCCCGAAACCTATAATGCCTTTGACAGTATCGACCGCGATTTTCATCGCCATCTCTATGAAAAGACAGGGATCGCGCAGCTCTGGACGAATGTCAGGCGTCAGAGCGTACATATCGACCGGCTGCGACGTCTCAATTTGCCGATGCCCGGCAAGATGCAGACAGTGCTGAGCGAGCATCAGGCGATCGTGGATGGCATCGCCTCGGGCAGAGCGTCCGTGGCGGAAGGGGCACTGCGCAAACATTTGTCGGGAACATTGTCGATCATTGATGTGATTGGAGCTGAATTTCCCGACTATATCCGCAAATGA
- a CDS encoding nucleotidyltransferase family protein, translating into MNRSVIADVKIEAMVLAAGSSRRMGAANKLMAHFEDATLISRITKRALASKANTVSVVLGHQAAQLTAILAPLAITTIYNADHASGMASSLKAGIENLAPDTAGVLIVLGDMPAIEIDHINRLIDRFRDADGKAIIRATSNGERGNPVILPRSLFAAVSNLKGDVGARRLIEESVLEILDVEIGPAALIDVDTPEALIKAGGVLPTSADQG; encoded by the coding sequence GTGAATCGATCAGTGATAGCCGATGTGAAGATAGAGGCCATGGTGCTGGCGGCCGGAAGTTCGCGGCGCATGGGCGCAGCCAACAAACTCATGGCACACTTTGAGGATGCGACGTTGATCAGCCGCATCACCAAGCGTGCACTGGCATCGAAGGCCAACACGGTGTCGGTCGTGCTCGGACATCAGGCCGCGCAACTCACGGCCATTCTTGCGCCTTTGGCGATCACCACCATCTATAATGCCGATCATGCCTCGGGCATGGCATCCTCTCTCAAGGCAGGCATCGAAAACCTGGCACCCGACACGGCGGGGGTCCTGATCGTGCTCGGCGATATGCCTGCCATCGAGATTGACCATATCAATCGCCTCATTGATCGTTTTCGGGACGCGGATGGAAAGGCCATCATAAGGGCAACCAGCAATGGCGAACGCGGTAACCCTGTCATTCTGCCCCGCTCGCTCTTTGCAGCCGTTTCGAATTTAAAAGGCGATGTCGGCGCGCGACGTCTTATTGAGGAAAGCGTGCTTGAAATTCTCGACGTCGAAATCGGCCCCGCCGCGCTGATCGACGTCGACACCCCGGAAGCTCTCATTAAAGCAGGCGGCGTGCTGCCAACCAGTGCCGACCAAGGCTAA
- a CDS encoding ABC transporter substrate-binding protein, protein MRLLISGMTALVLALGLGPTQSQAQEKTNLSITRQPGILYLASHVMETQKLIEKEAAKDGLDGVTVEWRTFSGGGAQTDALLAGNVDVVNTGTGNLLLLWDRTRGKVKGIITSSAQPVIMVSNDPRIKSLKDIEPSDKIAVPTVGVSTQAILLQMAAAKLYGEDEIKKFDPNTVQLGHPDAVAAIANANHEVKNHFSAPPFQYVELKQSGVHKVTDSREILGGALTQATFFTTTTFAEANPKLVKALRTATEQAVAFIKEDPKAALESYKTISGDKTSLDDLMTMLEEPHMDEWRTDPQGTMKFAEHLHKIGTLKTMPAAWTDYYLPDSAYLNGN, encoded by the coding sequence ATGCGATTGCTCATAAGTGGCATGACCGCGCTTGTTCTGGCGCTGGGCCTTGGCCCCACACAGAGCCAGGCACAGGAAAAAACCAATCTTTCGATCACCCGGCAGCCTGGCATTCTCTATCTTGCCAGCCACGTGATGGAAACGCAGAAACTCATCGAGAAAGAAGCAGCAAAAGATGGGCTCGACGGTGTCACCGTCGAATGGCGGACATTCAGTGGCGGCGGTGCTCAGACGGATGCGTTGCTTGCCGGCAATGTCGACGTCGTCAACACAGGCACCGGCAATCTGCTTTTGCTGTGGGATCGAACGCGCGGCAAGGTCAAGGGCATCATCACCAGCTCGGCGCAACCAGTCATCATGGTGTCTAACGATCCCCGCATCAAGTCACTGAAAGATATCGAGCCGAGCGACAAGATCGCAGTACCGACCGTCGGCGTATCGACGCAGGCAATCCTGTTGCAAATGGCTGCCGCCAAACTTTACGGCGAGGACGAGATCAAGAAATTCGACCCCAATACGGTGCAACTCGGCCATCCCGATGCGGTTGCAGCCATCGCCAATGCCAATCACGAGGTCAAAAACCACTTTTCCGCACCGCCCTTCCAGTATGTCGAACTCAAGCAGTCCGGCGTCCATAAAGTCACGGATTCGCGTGAAATTCTCGGCGGCGCTCTGACCCAGGCCACATTTTTCACCACCACGACATTTGCCGAGGCCAATCCGAAGCTGGTAAAGGCGTTGCGCACCGCAACCGAACAGGCCGTCGCCTTCATCAAGGAAGACCCCAAAGCGGCCCTTGAATCCTACAAGACCATCTCTGGCGATAAGACAAGCCTCGACGACCTCATGACGATGCTCGAGGAACCGCATATGGACGAATGGCGTACTGATCCGCAGGGTACGATGAAGTTTGCTGAACACCTGCACAAGATCGGCACCTTAAAAACCATGCCTGCGGCTTGGACGGATTATTACCTGCCCGACAGCGCCTATCTCAACGGTAACTGA
- a CDS encoding dihydrodipicolinate synthase family protein: MNSDIFSGCIPALMTPCKADRTPDFDALVRKGKELVALGMSGVVYCGSMGDWPLLSDEQRMTGVEALVKAGVPVVVGTGAVNTASAVAHAAHAQKVGAKGLMVIPRVLSRGASASAQKAHFKAILAAAPDVPAVIYNSPYYGFETRADLFFALRAEHPNLIGFKEFGGVDALRYAAENITSADDDVTLMVGVDTTVFHGFVNCGARGAITGIGNVLPKEVQQLVALSKAAAAGDAQARQAAQELEAALGVLSSFDEGPDLVLFYKHMMVLTGNPEYELHFNETDKLSDSQRGYCEAQLKLFQTWYADWSKQNAAAVKHAA; encoded by the coding sequence ATGAATTCTGATATTTTTTCCGGCTGCATCCCGGCCCTGATGACCCCGTGCAAGGCTGACCGTACACCTGACTTCGACGCGCTGGTGCGCAAGGGCAAGGAACTGGTCGCGCTCGGCATGTCGGGCGTTGTATATTGCGGTTCGATGGGCGACTGGCCGCTGCTGAGCGACGAGCAGCGTATGACCGGTGTGGAGGCCTTGGTGAAGGCTGGTGTGCCGGTGGTCGTTGGTACGGGCGCGGTGAATACCGCGTCGGCCGTGGCGCATGCGGCGCACGCGCAGAAGGTTGGGGCCAAGGGATTGATGGTTATTCCGCGCGTATTGTCGCGTGGCGCATCGGCAAGCGCGCAGAAGGCGCACTTCAAGGCCATTTTGGCGGCAGCGCCTGATGTGCCGGCTGTTATCTACAATAGCCCTTACTACGGGTTCGAAACGCGCGCCGATCTGTTTTTTGCACTGCGCGCCGAACACCCGAACCTTATTGGTTTCAAGGAATTTGGTGGTGTGGATGCGCTACGGTATGCTGCTGAAAACATCACCAGCGCCGATGACGATGTGACCTTGATGGTGGGCGTGGATACCACGGTTTTCCACGGTTTCGTCAATTGTGGCGCGCGCGGTGCGATCACCGGTATCGGTAATGTGCTGCCCAAGGAAGTACAGCAACTCGTCGCGCTTTCAAAAGCTGCCGCCGCAGGCGATGCGCAAGCACGTCAGGCGGCACAGGAGCTGGAAGCAGCCCTCGGCGTTCTGTCATCTTTTGACGAAGGTCCGGATCTCGTGCTCTTCTACAAGCACATGATGGTTCTGACCGGCAATCCGGAATATGAGCTGCATTTCAACGAGACTGACAAGCTTTCCGATAGTCAGCGCGGTTATTGCGAAGCGCAGCTCAAATTGTTCCAGACCTGGTATGCGGATTGGAGCAAGCAGAATGCCGCAGCGGTGAAACACGCCGCCTGA
- a CDS encoding DUF922 domain-containing protein, translating to MKVIASLLCVTILGTAFAHAQDAWKAVEQVKAYAITGKTGFALYESIGQRGPKIGKTQVIAHTSYVLTWDRKFDHSNKACTILSAKPKLKITYTLPKPAESLPPEVRANWDVFIEGIRKHEQVHGQSAIDMTREIVRRTVGLSVPNDPKCQKVRRILINEINGLVEVQRQHGRDFDRVEMGQGGNVQQLVLALVNGS from the coding sequence ATGAAGGTAATCGCCTCGCTGCTTTGCGTGACCATTCTTGGCACGGCGTTCGCCCATGCTCAGGACGCTTGGAAGGCTGTCGAGCAAGTCAAAGCCTATGCTATTACCGGTAAAACCGGCTTTGCGCTTTATGAATCGATTGGTCAGCGCGGCCCAAAAATTGGCAAGACTCAGGTTATCGCGCATACAAGCTACGTCCTGACATGGGATCGAAAATTCGACCATAGCAACAAGGCCTGCACCATCCTTTCGGCAAAGCCGAAGCTGAAAATCACCTATACATTGCCAAAACCTGCGGAAAGTCTGCCGCCTGAGGTGCGCGCAAACTGGGACGTTTTCATTGAGGGCATCCGCAAGCATGAACAGGTCCATGGTCAAAGCGCGATAGACATGACGCGCGAAATCGTGCGCAGGACGGTGGGGCTTTCGGTGCCAAATGATCCCAAGTGTCAGAAGGTGCGCAGGATATTGATTAATGAAATCAATGGTCTCGTCGAAGTCCAGCGCCAGCACGGCCGTGATTTCGACCGTGTCGAAATGGGCCAGGGCGGTAATGTTCAACAGCTGGTTCTCGCCCTCGTCAATGGCAGTTAG
- a CDS encoding ABC transporter ATP-binding protein: MMQATAARADTITPQSTPEKAPLLSVDRVTLRYKTPNLLITATEDVSFTVRESDRFVLLGPSGCGKSTLLKAVGGYMAPAAGKIHINGREVTRPGPDRMMVFQEFDQLMPWKTVLENVMFPLLVARKLAKDEAEALARQYIDKVKLTRAIDSYPHTLSGGMKQRVAIARGMAMQPDILLMDEPFAALDALTRRQMQDELLQLWQDTKFTVIFVTHSIAEAIKISNRILLLSPHPGRVRAEVVDVDKVNQEDGSAAALERDIHNLLFSSETGHKE; the protein is encoded by the coding sequence ATGATGCAGGCTACAGCCGCCAGGGCCGACACGATCACTCCGCAATCAACGCCGGAGAAAGCCCCTCTCCTTTCCGTCGATCGCGTCACATTGCGCTACAAGACCCCGAACCTGTTGATCACCGCGACTGAAGACGTCAGTTTCACGGTGCGCGAATCCGACCGTTTCGTGCTGCTCGGCCCGTCGGGCTGCGGAAAGTCCACGCTATTGAAGGCGGTCGGCGGCTATATGGCGCCTGCCGCTGGAAAAATTCACATAAACGGGCGCGAAGTCACCCGTCCCGGCCCCGACCGGATGATGGTCTTTCAGGAATTCGATCAGTTGATGCCTTGGAAGACTGTTCTGGAAAATGTCATGTTTCCGCTTCTCGTCGCACGTAAACTTGCGAAAGACGAAGCCGAAGCGCTGGCCCGCCAATATATCGACAAGGTGAAGCTGACGCGCGCCATCGACAGCTACCCGCACACCTTGTCAGGCGGCATGAAACAACGCGTAGCGATTGCCCGCGGCATGGCCATGCAGCCGGATATCCTTCTGATGGACGAACCTTTTGCAGCACTCGACGCGCTGACCCGCCGTCAGATGCAGGATGAATTGCTGCAACTTTGGCAAGACACCAAGTTCACTGTCATTTTCGTCACCCACTCCATCGCCGAGGCCATCAAGATTTCCAACCGCATCCTGCTGCTTTCGCCTCATCCGGGGCGGGTGCGCGCCGAAGTGGTCGATGTCGACAAGGTGAACCAGGAGGATGGCAGCGCTGCAGCACTTGAGCGCGACATTCACAATCTCCTGTTTTCCTCAGAGACCGGACACAAGGAGTAA
- a CDS encoding TIGR02588 family protein, whose amino-acid sequence MTRSSNSRHIETSTPHWIEWATGGISTFLVLALFGWIIHDIYRYAPGDAAFHIDIKAIEPVNDMFRVRFDVENISQASAAQVRIAGETINADGNHEQSSVNFDYVASEARDSGALFFRTDPRDGQFTIKVEGYTQP is encoded by the coding sequence ATGACACGATCCTCCAACAGCAGACATATCGAAACCAGTACACCCCATTGGATCGAGTGGGCTACCGGTGGAATATCCACTTTTCTGGTGCTGGCATTATTCGGATGGATCATTCACGACATCTATCGATATGCGCCGGGCGATGCCGCATTTCACATCGATATTAAGGCCATAGAACCCGTCAATGATATGTTTCGCGTCCGTTTCGATGTTGAAAACATATCACAAGCCAGTGCCGCGCAGGTGCGGATCGCCGGCGAAACGATCAATGCCGATGGCAACCACGAACAATCAAGCGTGAACTTTGATTACGTCGCGTCAGAAGCGCGCGACAGCGGCGCGCTGTTCTTCCGCACAGATCCACGCGACGGTCAGTTCACGATTAAGGTTGAAGGCTACACGCAACCCTGA
- the araD gene encoding L-arabinonate dehydratase yields MPHKKTPETLRSARWFAPDDLRSFGHRSRLMQLGYGEDDFRDKPVIGILDTWSELNTCHAHFKERVQDVKRGVQQAGGFAVQLPSLSVDESFTKPTSMLYRNMLAMETEEMIRSHPLDGVVLMGGCDKTTPGLVMGAISAGVPMIYLPAGPMLRGNYAGKILGSGSDAWKYWDERRAGNITDEEWLGVQGGIARSAGTCMTMGTASTMTAIADAMGLTLPGASSIPAVDANHQRMGADCGRRIVAMVWEDLTPDRIITEGACRNAAIVAMATGCSTNAVVHLIAMARRAGVNLTLDDLDALGRVTPLIANVRPSGNDYLMEDFFYAGGLRALMKQIEDRLDLNAMTVTGKSMGENLEGAKVYNDDVIRPLSNPVYHEGSLAVLRGNLCPNGAVIKPAACDPKFHVHEGPALVFDSYPQMKEAIDDENLDVTPNHVLVLRNAGPQGGPGFPEWGMLPIPKALIRKGYRDMLRISDARMSGTSYGACVLHVSPESFIGGPLALLKNGDIIRLDLPNRRLDMLVSDEALAQRKAEWQAPQPHFERGYGWMFSRHVTQADQGCDFDFLETGFGKASGEPEIY; encoded by the coding sequence ATGCCCCACAAGAAGACACCTGAGACGCTCAGAAGTGCGCGATGGTTTGCACCCGATGATCTGCGATCCTTCGGCCATCGTTCACGACTGATGCAGCTTGGCTATGGCGAAGACGATTTTCGCGACAAGCCGGTGATCGGCATTCTCGACACATGGTCCGAGCTCAACACCTGCCACGCACATTTTAAGGAGCGGGTGCAGGATGTGAAGCGCGGGGTCCAGCAGGCAGGCGGCTTTGCGGTGCAATTGCCTTCACTATCGGTGGATGAAAGCTTCACCAAGCCGACCTCGATGCTCTACCGAAACATGCTGGCCATGGAAACGGAAGAAATGATCCGCTCGCATCCACTCGACGGCGTGGTGTTGATGGGCGGTTGTGACAAGACAACGCCCGGCCTTGTCATGGGCGCAATTTCAGCTGGCGTGCCAATGATATATCTGCCAGCGGGGCCTATGCTGCGCGGCAATTATGCCGGAAAGATATTGGGCTCGGGCTCGGATGCGTGGAAATATTGGGATGAGCGGCGCGCCGGCAATATCACAGATGAGGAATGGCTGGGTGTTCAGGGCGGTATCGCACGCTCGGCAGGCACATGCATGACCATGGGCACCGCATCGACCATGACGGCTATCGCCGACGCCATGGGGCTGACCCTGCCTGGTGCATCGTCCATTCCAGCCGTCGATGCCAACCACCAGCGCATGGGTGCCGATTGCGGAAGGCGTATAGTCGCCATGGTGTGGGAGGACCTCACGCCGGACAGGATCATTACTGAAGGCGCTTGCCGCAATGCGGCCATCGTCGCCATGGCCACCGGCTGTTCGACCAATGCAGTTGTCCACCTGATCGCTATGGCGCGACGCGCCGGGGTCAATCTCACCCTCGATGATCTCGACGCGCTGGGCCGCGTCACGCCGCTGATCGCTAATGTACGCCCATCGGGTAACGATTATCTGATGGAGGATTTCTTCTATGCAGGCGGATTGCGCGCGCTGATGAAGCAAATCGAGGACCGGCTCGATCTTAACGCAATGACGGTAACCGGCAAATCCATGGGCGAAAACCTCGAAGGAGCGAAGGTCTATAATGACGATGTCATTCGCCCGCTTTCCAACCCCGTCTATCATGAAGGATCGCTGGCGGTACTGCGCGGCAATCTCTGCCCGAACGGCGCGGTCATCAAACCTGCCGCCTGCGACCCTAAATTCCACGTTCATGAAGGCCCGGCGCTGGTGTTCGACAGCTATCCGCAGATGAAGGAAGCCATTGACGACGAAAACCTCGACGTCACGCCCAATCACGTGCTGGTGTTGCGCAATGCCGGGCCACAGGGCGGACCAGGGTTTCCCGAATGGGGTATGTTGCCCATTCCGAAGGCGCTGATCCGCAAAGGCTATCGCGACATGCTGCGCATTTCGGATGCGCGCATGTCAGGCACCTCCTATGGCGCCTGCGTGCTGCATGTCTCGCCCGAAAGCTTTATTGGCGGCCCGCTGGCGCTTCTTAAAAACGGCGATATCATACGCCTCGATCTACCCAATCGCCGCCTTGATATGCTGGTAAGCGACGAGGCGCTTGCGCAACGCAAGGCCGAATGGCAGGCACCACAACCGCATTTTGAGCGCGGCTATGGCTGGATGTTCTCGCGCCATGTAACCCAGGCCGATCAGGGCTGCGACTTCGACTTTCTGGAAACAGGTTTCGGCAAGGCGAGCGGCGAACCCGAGATTTATTAA